TATCATTTACAATATTCCGCAGCTGGCGGGAGTCGCGCTTACTATGAGCCTGTTTGCTAAAATGAGAAAAAATCCCCGCGTGATCGGGGTGAAGAATTCTTCCATGCCCGTTCAGGATATTCAGATGTTTAAGGCAGGAGGAGGCGAAGACTTCATCGTGTTCAACGGTCCGGATGAACAGCTGGTGAGCGGACTCGTGATCGGTGCAGAAGGCGGAATCGGAGGCACTTACGGAGCGATGCCCGAACTGTATCTGAAGATTGATGAACTGGTGCGTGCCGGGCAGATGAGCAAAGCGATGGAAGCACAGTATGCGGCAAATGATATCATTTATAAAATGTGTTCCTGCCATGGAAACATGTATGGGGTGATCAAGGAGATTCTGCGCATCAATGAAGGCCTCGAACTCGGGAGTGTCCGCGAACCGCTGCCTGCATTAATTGACGCAGATATGGCAACAGTAAGAGAAGCGGCAGACATGATTAAAGAAGCTGTCAGCAGATTCTGCAGGTAACAGATACAGGAGGGTGTTGGGATGAAGGGTTTTACAACCATTGACTTGGTGATCTTAGTGGTATATCTGGCGGCTGTTCTGTACGCCGGTCTTCATTTCTCGAAGAAAGAGATGAAGGGGAAAGAATTTTTTAAAGGCGACGGTACGATTCCCTGGTGGGTAACGTCTGTCTCCATTTTTGCAACACTGTTGAGTCCGATTTCGTTTCTGTCACTGGCGGGAAATTCCTACGGCGGCACATGGATCTTATGGTTTGCTCAGCTGGGAATGCTGATTGCGATACCGCTTACCATCCGTTTTTTCCTGCCGATCTACAGCAAACTGGATATTGACACCGCATATCATTACCT
The Ruminococcus gauvreauii genome window above contains:
- a CDS encoding dihydrodipicolinate synthase family protein; this translates as MAELKKYKGIIPAFYACYDSEGNVSPEGVRNLTKYFVKKGVKGVYVNGSSGECIYQSVQDRKTVLEHVVAAAEGKLTVIAHVACNNTKDSVELARHAESLGVDAIAAIPPIYFRLPEYAIAEYWNTISEAAPNTDFIIYNIPQLAGVALTMSLFAKMRKNPRVIGVKNSSMPVQDIQMFKAGGGEDFIVFNGPDEQLVSGLVIGAEGGIGGTYGAMPELYLKIDELVRAGQMSKAMEAQYAANDIIYKMCSCHGNMYGVIKEILRINEGLELGSVREPLPALIDADMATVREAADMIKEAVSRFCR